The Sinomonas sp. P10A9 genome includes a window with the following:
- the dapB gene encoding 4-hydroxy-tetrahydrodipicolinate reductase: MAERLPVAVLGANGRMGSEAVKAVNAADDLEVVAALGRGDSLDDLVDAGARYIVDLSIPDATEANVRFAVEHGMHAVVGTTGWDTPRLDSLAALLGEHPGVGVLIAPNFALGSVLASAFAAKAARYFESVEIVELHHPDKVDAPSGTAIRTAQLIAAARAEAGVGPSPDATTKQLDGARGADVDGVRVHAVRLRGLVAHEEVLLGGVGEQLTIRHDSFDRVSFMPGVILGLRTVADHPGLTVGLDGYLDLGL, translated from the coding sequence ATGGCAGAACGACTTCCCGTAGCAGTGCTGGGCGCGAACGGGCGCATGGGTTCCGAGGCAGTGAAGGCAGTCAACGCTGCGGATGACCTGGAGGTCGTCGCGGCGCTCGGCCGGGGCGACTCGCTCGACGATCTCGTCGATGCCGGAGCGCGCTACATCGTAGACCTCTCGATCCCCGACGCGACCGAGGCGAATGTGCGCTTCGCGGTCGAGCACGGCATGCACGCCGTCGTGGGGACGACGGGGTGGGACACCCCCCGGCTCGACTCGCTCGCGGCGCTCCTGGGCGAACACCCCGGCGTCGGCGTGCTCATCGCCCCCAACTTCGCGCTCGGTTCAGTGCTCGCCTCGGCGTTCGCCGCGAAGGCCGCGCGGTACTTCGAATCCGTCGAGATCGTCGAGCTCCACCATCCGGACAAGGTGGATGCACCGTCCGGCACCGCAATCCGCACCGCGCAGCTCATCGCGGCAGCGCGCGCCGAGGCCGGCGTCGGCCCCTCGCCCGACGCCACCACGAAGCAGCTCGACGGCGCGCGCGGTGCCGACGTCGACGGCGTGCGCGTCCACGCGGTGCGCCTCCGCGGGCTCGTCGCGCACGAGGAGGTGCTCCTCGGCGGCGTTGGCGAGCAGCTGACCATACGGCACGACTCATTCGACCGTGTGTCCTTCATGCCCGGCGTCATCCTTGGCCTGCGCACGGTGGCCGACCACCCCGGGCTGACCGTGGGCCTGGACGGCTACCTGGACCTCGGGCTGTGA
- a CDS encoding tetratricopeptide repeat protein: MSSVDAPKASVAWGWIRANKVKIGVAAVTLLLVFYLIVTFDRARILLMDPQPVAKGIGLAYLVLPVVGAWALVRELSFGARLERMAKELEAEGGLPEDNLPRTAAGRIVRTAADAEFEQYRAEAEAAPDDWRSWYRLGLAYDASGDRKQARSSMRRAISLYRAP, translated from the coding sequence GTGAGCTCGGTGGACGCGCCGAAGGCGAGCGTGGCCTGGGGCTGGATCCGCGCGAACAAGGTCAAGATCGGTGTCGCTGCCGTGACCCTCCTGCTCGTCTTCTACCTCATCGTCACCTTCGACCGGGCCAGGATCCTCCTGATGGACCCGCAGCCGGTGGCCAAGGGCATCGGGCTCGCCTACCTCGTGCTGCCGGTCGTCGGTGCCTGGGCGCTTGTGCGCGAGCTGTCCTTCGGCGCGAGGCTCGAGCGCATGGCCAAGGAGCTGGAGGCCGAGGGCGGACTCCCGGAGGACAACCTGCCGCGCACCGCCGCCGGTCGGATCGTCCGCACGGCCGCCGACGCCGAGTTCGAGCAGTACCGCGCAGAGGCCGAGGCAGCACCGGACGATTGGCGCTCCTGGTACCGGCTGGGCCTCGCCTATGACGCCTCCGGGGACCGAAAGCAGGCGCGTTCCTCGATGCGCCGGGCCATCTCGCTCTACCGCGCCCCGTAG
- a CDS encoding heparan-alpha-glucosaminide N-acetyltransferase domain-containing protein codes for MGGRSASPRAAGHRPRTPTARVSRLDGIDMARGAALLAMIATHVLPTLEQSNATQQWAATWVGLVFSGRAAALFAVLAGISLSLGRVPAVRNRLGLALRAAVVAAIGLTVGLVKVDVAVILVQYAVLFWCALPVLALRRQALGLLAAAWILIAPVVAYLVRPVLLDGSVRMQLGHNPVWADVADPARLLADLMVTGYYPVLQWFGYLLVGLWIGQADLTRAATQVWILVGGAAVAVVAKASAWALLIPLGGINALLATGQARLWPLQAMLEANLAGVEQTGTWWWLTTASPHSGTTLDLLHTSGTSAAAIGAFLLVARIGPLARSGILLPLAGAGAMTLTLYTAHVWALSTPFAEAAHLTPESLLAVHIAAALAIGLFVRANGWRGPLEAISHAATRLGLAARKGQDAAARRPARR; via the coding sequence ATGGGCGGACGATCGGCTTCCCCTCGGGCCGCTGGCCACAGGCCGCGAACGCCGACGGCACGGGTGTCGAGGCTCGACGGAATCGACATGGCCCGGGGCGCCGCGCTGCTCGCGATGATCGCGACCCACGTCCTGCCCACTTTGGAACAGAGCAACGCCACCCAGCAGTGGGCCGCCACCTGGGTGGGACTGGTGTTCTCGGGCCGCGCAGCTGCGCTGTTCGCCGTGCTCGCAGGCATCTCCCTCTCACTGGGGCGGGTTCCCGCGGTCCGGAATCGGCTGGGCCTCGCCCTCCGCGCGGCAGTAGTGGCCGCGATCGGGCTCACGGTGGGTCTCGTCAAGGTCGATGTCGCCGTGATCCTGGTCCAGTACGCCGTACTGTTCTGGTGCGCGCTCCCTGTCCTGGCCCTGCGCCGCCAGGCCCTCGGGCTGCTCGCGGCAGCGTGGATCCTCATCGCGCCGGTCGTGGCCTACCTCGTACGGCCCGTTCTCCTCGACGGGTCTGTTCGGATGCAACTCGGGCACAATCCCGTGTGGGCCGACGTCGCCGACCCCGCACGCCTCCTCGCAGACCTCATGGTGACTGGCTACTACCCCGTGCTGCAGTGGTTCGGCTATCTTCTCGTGGGGCTGTGGATCGGGCAGGCCGATCTCACGCGCGCCGCAACCCAGGTGTGGATACTCGTGGGCGGCGCCGCCGTCGCCGTCGTCGCCAAGGCCAGCGCTTGGGCATTGCTCATACCCCTCGGGGGCATCAACGCCCTGCTCGCGACCGGCCAGGCCCGGCTCTGGCCACTTCAGGCCATGCTCGAGGCCAATCTGGCCGGCGTCGAGCAGACCGGGACGTGGTGGTGGCTCACGACGGCGTCTCCGCACTCGGGCACGACGCTCGATCTCCTGCATACGTCGGGGACGTCCGCTGCCGCGATTGGCGCGTTCCTGCTCGTGGCGAGGATCGGGCCGCTAGCCCGCAGCGGAATCCTCCTGCCGCTCGCCGGCGCAGGCGCCATGACCCTCACGCTCTACACGGCGCACGTGTGGGCGCTCTCCACCCCCTTCGCCGAGGCAGCCCACCTCACGCCTGAGTCGCTCTTGGCCGTTCACATCGCCGCCGCACTCGCGATCGGCCTGTTCGTGCGGGCCAATGGGTGGCGCGGCCCGCTCGAGGCCATCTCACACGCCGCGACCCGGCTGGGGCTGGCCGCGCGGAAAGGCCAGGACGCCGCTGCGCGGCGGCCCGCCAGACGCTGA
- a CDS encoding carbon-nitrogen hydrolase family protein yields MSAELTVAAVQSVALPGGVSANVDEHIRLLEDADGHGARLAVFPELSLTGYDLDLLADESAWLTSPSAQLGELQAACEDMGIAAAVGAAVREPDGTPRLATILVRPGTPPLIAPKMHLHGAEKDLFEPGSRPTVVDIDGWNVAFAVCFDAAHPSHAEQAAAAGADLYAASAVYVVGEERRLDLHFGARAMESRFFALLANAGGASTLGESCGLSGIWGPDGHRMVTAAGTGSEVVPAVLFRSALTRYRHPS; encoded by the coding sequence ATGTCCGCCGAGCTGACCGTCGCTGCCGTGCAGTCTGTGGCCCTACCCGGCGGGGTGAGCGCGAACGTCGACGAGCACATCCGGCTGCTCGAGGACGCAGACGGGCACGGGGCGAGGCTCGCAGTGTTCCCCGAGCTGTCCCTCACCGGATACGACCTCGACCTCCTGGCAGACGAATCGGCCTGGCTCACGAGCCCATCGGCGCAGCTCGGGGAGCTCCAAGCGGCGTGCGAGGACATGGGCATCGCCGCCGCGGTGGGCGCGGCCGTCCGCGAGCCCGATGGCACGCCGCGGCTCGCAACCATCCTGGTCCGTCCCGGCACGCCGCCGCTTATTGCCCCCAAGATGCACCTCCACGGGGCGGAGAAGGACCTGTTCGAACCGGGGAGCCGGCCAACCGTCGTCGACATCGACGGCTGGAACGTGGCCTTCGCGGTGTGCTTCGACGCCGCCCATCCGAGCCACGCGGAGCAGGCCGCGGCCGCGGGCGCCGACCTCTATGCGGCGTCGGCTGTCTACGTCGTGGGGGAGGAGCGCCGGCTGGACCTCCATTTCGGGGCCCGCGCCATGGAGAGCCGGTTCTTCGCGCTGCTGGCAAATGCCGGAGGCGCGAGCACCCTCGGAGAATCGTGTGGGCTCAGCGGCATCTGGGGGCCGGATGGGCACCGGATGGTGACGGCAGCGGGGACCGGCTCAGAGGTTGTGCCCGCTGTCCTGTTCCGCTCGGCGCTCACGAGGTACCGCCACCCGTCCTGA
- the dapA gene encoding 4-hydroxy-tetrahydrodipicolinate synthase, with the protein MASTDSPTRTFGTLLTAMVTPFTTDGEVDYDAAGNLAAKLVDDGCDGLVVTGTTGETSTLTDEENLGMFKAVLEAVGGRAKVIAGTGTNDTRHSVNLSRRAAELGVDGLLLVTPYYNKPSQEGVQAHFEAIASATDLPVMLYDIPGRSAIPIATETIFRLAEHPNIKGLKDAKADFGGLTRVLAATDLAVYSGDDGLTLPWMAAGALGVVSVTAHVATEQFRSLVDSALAGDFAAARRIHFELDPVIRGVMTRVQGAVAAKQILKWQGVLPNSVVRLPLVEPGDAELTLIRNDLGEAGMDFAA; encoded by the coding sequence ATGGCTTCAACGGATTCCCCGACGCGTACTTTCGGCACCCTCCTCACTGCCATGGTGACTCCGTTCACCACTGACGGCGAGGTTGATTACGATGCTGCGGGCAATCTGGCGGCCAAGCTCGTCGACGACGGCTGCGATGGCCTCGTGGTGACGGGCACGACCGGCGAGACCTCGACCCTGACCGACGAAGAGAACCTGGGCATGTTCAAGGCGGTCCTCGAGGCCGTTGGCGGTCGGGCCAAGGTGATCGCCGGGACCGGCACGAATGACACTCGTCACTCCGTGAACCTTTCGCGCAGGGCCGCCGAGCTCGGCGTCGATGGCCTCCTGCTCGTCACGCCGTACTACAACAAGCCCAGCCAGGAGGGCGTCCAGGCCCACTTCGAGGCCATCGCCTCCGCGACCGACCTCCCGGTGATGCTCTACGACATCCCGGGCCGCAGCGCGATCCCGATCGCGACGGAGACCATCTTCCGGCTCGCAGAGCACCCCAACATCAAGGGCCTCAAGGATGCCAAGGCAGACTTCGGTGGGCTCACCCGCGTGCTTGCCGCGACGGACCTCGCCGTCTACTCGGGCGACGACGGTCTCACGCTGCCGTGGATGGCCGCGGGCGCGCTCGGCGTCGTCTCCGTCACGGCGCACGTCGCTACGGAGCAGTTCCGATCCCTCGTCGACTCGGCCCTCGCGGGCGACTTCGCGGCCGCCCGCCGGATCCATTTCGAGCTCGACCCGGTGATCCGCGGCGTCATGACCCGAGTCCAGGGTGCCGTCGCGGCCAAGCAGATTCTCAAGTGGCAGGGAGTCCTGCCCAACTCCGTGGTCCGTCTCCCCCTCGTGGAGCCGGGCGACGCGGAGCTGACCCTCATCCGCAACGACCTTGGCGAAGCCGGAATGGACTTCGCCGCCTAG
- a CDS encoding ribonuclease J codes for MTQRALSVLTTPPRLPSGTLRVVPLGGLGEVGRNMAVFEIEGKLLVVDCGVLFPEETQPGVDLILPDFSYIEDRIDDILAVVLTHGHEDHIGGVPYLLRRRRNIPLVGSQLTLALVEAKLAEHRITPVLRIVEEGQVLDFGPFQTEFVAVNHSIPDALAVFIRTAGGTVLHTGDFKMDQLPLDGRITDLRHFARLGEEGVDLFMADSTNADVPGFTTAEKEIGPTLDRLFGQARKRIIVASFSSHVHRVQQVLDAAHHHGRKVAFVGRSMVRNMGIASKLGYLDVPPGILVDVKAIDSIPDHRLVLMSTGSQGEPMAALSRMANGDHRVQVGEGDMVILASSLIPGNENAVFRVINGLLKLGAAVIHKGMAKVHVSGHAAAGELLYCYNIVEPLNAMPVHGETRHLIANGNLALETGMEPESVILADNGTVVDLADGVAKIVGQVEVGFVYVDGSSVGEITDVDLKDRRILGEEGFISVITVVNRSTGKVVSGPEIHARGVAEDDSVFDEIIPKINQALEEAILAKSDHTAHQLQQVVRRVIGTWVARKLRRKPMIIPVILEA; via the coding sequence ATGACCCAACGAGCCCTGTCCGTCCTCACCACTCCGCCCCGGCTCCCGTCGGGGACACTGCGGGTTGTCCCGCTCGGCGGACTGGGTGAGGTCGGGCGGAACATGGCCGTCTTCGAGATCGAGGGCAAGCTCCTCGTCGTCGACTGCGGCGTCCTCTTCCCCGAGGAGACGCAGCCCGGCGTCGACCTCATCCTCCCGGACTTCTCGTACATCGAGGACCGCATCGACGACATCCTCGCCGTCGTGCTGACCCACGGCCACGAGGACCACATCGGCGGCGTGCCGTACCTCCTGCGCCGCCGCCGGAACATCCCCCTCGTCGGTTCGCAGCTCACGCTCGCGCTCGTCGAGGCGAAGCTCGCCGAGCACCGCATCACTCCCGTGCTGCGCATCGTCGAGGAAGGGCAGGTCCTCGACTTCGGCCCGTTCCAGACCGAGTTCGTGGCAGTGAACCACTCGATCCCGGATGCGCTCGCGGTGTTCATCCGCACCGCGGGCGGGACCGTGCTCCACACTGGCGACTTCAAGATGGACCAGCTGCCGCTCGACGGTCGTATTACCGACCTGCGCCACTTCGCTCGCCTGGGCGAGGAAGGCGTGGACCTGTTCATGGCCGACTCGACGAATGCGGACGTCCCCGGCTTTACCACCGCGGAGAAGGAGATCGGCCCCACGCTGGACCGCCTCTTCGGGCAGGCCCGCAAGCGCATCATCGTGGCGAGCTTCTCCTCGCACGTCCACCGCGTGCAGCAGGTGCTCGACGCCGCGCACCACCACGGCCGCAAGGTTGCCTTCGTGGGTCGGTCGATGGTGCGCAACATGGGGATCGCCTCGAAGCTGGGCTACCTCGACGTGCCCCCGGGCATCCTTGTCGACGTCAAGGCGATCGACAGCATCCCGGACCACCGCCTCGTGCTCATGTCGACCGGATCGCAGGGCGAGCCGATGGCAGCCCTGTCACGGATGGCGAATGGCGACCACCGCGTCCAGGTGGGTGAGGGCGACATGGTGATCCTCGCGTCGTCGCTCATCCCGGGCAACGAGAACGCCGTCTTCCGCGTGATCAACGGCCTCCTCAAGCTCGGCGCGGCCGTGATCCACAAGGGAATGGCCAAGGTGCACGTCTCGGGCCACGCGGCGGCCGGCGAGCTCCTCTACTGCTACAACATCGTGGAGCCCCTCAACGCGATGCCCGTGCATGGCGAGACACGCCATCTCATCGCCAACGGCAACCTCGCGCTCGAGACGGGCATGGAGCCTGAGAGTGTCATCCTTGCGGACAACGGCACGGTGGTGGACCTCGCCGACGGCGTCGCGAAGATCGTCGGCCAGGTCGAGGTCGGCTTCGTCTACGTCGACGGCAGCAGCGTCGGAGAGATCACCGACGTCGACCTCAAGGACCGCCGCATCCTCGGCGAGGAGGGGTTCATCTCGGTCATCACCGTGGTGAACCGCTCGACGGGCAAGGTCGTCTCGGGTCCCGAGATCCACGCCCGCGGTGTGGCCGAGGATGATTCGGTGTTCGACGAGATCATCCCGAAGATCAACCAGGCCCTCGAGGAGGCCATCCTCGCCAAGTCGGACCACACGGCCCACCAGCTGCAGCAGGTGGTTCGCCGCGTGATCGGCACCTGGGTCGCCCGCAAGCTGCGCCGCAAACCGATGATCATCCCCGTGATCCTCGAGGCCTGA
- a CDS encoding FtsK/SpoIIIE family DNA translocase, translated as MATRTSPTPPTRSNPSRPTPRSNQATGAKAGGRSGGAATRGKTGRGSTTSRGVTTTDAGQPWLARVIGGAWGALAHAVGGGARRIGTDVSDIDPSERRDGAALFNLVLAVFVATFAWWGWTGWFPDAVYAVVNGTFGWVSLLLPLMLGVCAFRLFRKPEDHRGNNRVGIGFLVMTFAATGLAHVFSGLPSAVNGFDGLRAAGGMLGFLAASLLAAIHPAVPVVIYSVLVFISVLIVTATPFAAIPRRIRSSWEHLMGLDLPPEEQDGHDRSYLYDSERRAKDAREKPKRRRLFGKDRDDQDGRPEGFAGDEPYERAVVEDADATAPTAAMPAPGRSQAEAAIQKIRAAQGRGNAAASSAGTAGDGAVGDVTEAIPTVGLPTPNPGASTGAPQIHVPSTPVAPTPPPTPIPQRTEQLQLSGDVAYTLPQSDFLVQGSAPKERTEANDVVVAALTDTLTQFNVDAEVTGFSRGPTVTRYEIELSPGTKVEKVTALSKNIAYAVASSDVRILSPIPGKSAIGIEIPNADRETVSLGDVLRSQNARRTEHPMVMGVGKDVEGGYVVANLAKMPHLLVAGATGAGKSSFVNSMITSILMRSTPDEVRMVMVDPKRVELTAYEGVPHLITPIITNPKKAAEALQWVVREMDARYDDLANYGFKHIDDFNKAVRAGKVIPPAGSERKVRPYPYLLIIVDELADLMMVAPRDVEDSIVRITQLARAAGIHLVLATQRPSVDVVTGLIKANVPSRMAFATSSVTDSRVVLDQPGAEKLIGQGDALFLPMGASKPMRVQGAWVSESEIHKVVEHVKGQLKVTYRDDVAVEAEKKQIDEEIGDDLEVLLQATELVVTSQFGSTSMLQRKLRVGFAKAGRLMDLLESRGVVGPSEGSKARDVLVKPDDLPAVLAALRGQDAPSSAEDPAASHSARALADNASANHHTGEYEVASPYAQDLVAKDLDARTEAIDYHDGSDSDDDDGGEDAWHLTGR; from the coding sequence ATGGCGACTCGTACCTCTCCCACGCCACCGACCCGGTCGAACCCCTCACGGCCGACCCCGCGGTCGAATCAGGCCACCGGCGCAAAGGCGGGCGGCCGGTCCGGCGGTGCGGCAACCCGGGGCAAGACGGGCAGGGGAAGCACGACGTCGCGCGGGGTCACCACGACCGACGCAGGCCAGCCGTGGCTCGCCCGCGTGATCGGCGGCGCGTGGGGTGCCCTCGCCCACGCCGTCGGGGGAGGGGCGCGCCGCATCGGGACCGACGTGAGTGACATCGACCCCAGTGAACGCCGCGACGGCGCGGCACTGTTCAACCTGGTCCTCGCCGTGTTCGTGGCGACCTTTGCATGGTGGGGCTGGACGGGCTGGTTCCCGGACGCGGTCTACGCAGTGGTCAACGGGACCTTCGGGTGGGTCTCACTGCTCCTGCCGCTCATGCTCGGTGTGTGTGCGTTCCGGCTGTTCCGCAAGCCGGAGGACCACCGGGGCAACAACCGCGTGGGCATTGGGTTCCTCGTCATGACGTTCGCCGCGACCGGCCTCGCGCACGTGTTCAGCGGCCTCCCCTCGGCGGTCAACGGCTTTGACGGACTCCGTGCGGCCGGCGGCATGCTCGGTTTCCTCGCCGCCTCCCTGCTCGCAGCGATCCATCCCGCGGTTCCCGTCGTCATCTACTCCGTGCTCGTGTTCATCTCGGTCCTCATCGTCACCGCAACTCCGTTCGCCGCGATACCGAGGCGCATCCGTTCCTCGTGGGAGCACCTCATGGGGCTCGACCTGCCCCCCGAGGAGCAGGACGGGCATGACCGCAGCTACCTGTACGACTCGGAGCGCCGAGCCAAGGACGCCCGCGAGAAGCCCAAGAGGCGTCGCCTGTTCGGGAAGGACCGGGACGACCAGGACGGGCGCCCCGAGGGATTCGCCGGGGACGAGCCCTACGAGCGGGCCGTCGTCGAGGACGCGGACGCGACAGCGCCGACGGCCGCGATGCCTGCCCCCGGGCGGTCCCAGGCCGAGGCCGCCATCCAGAAGATCCGGGCCGCGCAGGGGCGCGGCAACGCCGCGGCCTCCAGCGCCGGCACCGCCGGTGATGGCGCTGTCGGAGACGTCACCGAAGCGATCCCCACCGTGGGACTGCCGACGCCGAACCCAGGAGCATCGACGGGCGCCCCGCAGATCCACGTGCCCTCGACGCCCGTGGCACCGACGCCCCCGCCGACGCCGATCCCGCAGCGCACCGAACAGCTCCAGCTCTCGGGCGACGTCGCGTATACCCTGCCGCAGTCCGACTTCCTGGTCCAGGGGTCCGCGCCGAAGGAACGGACCGAGGCCAACGACGTCGTCGTCGCGGCCCTGACCGACACGCTGACGCAATTCAACGTCGACGCCGAGGTGACGGGCTTCTCGCGCGGCCCGACAGTGACGCGCTACGAGATCGAGCTCTCGCCCGGCACGAAGGTCGAGAAGGTCACGGCACTGAGCAAGAACATCGCGTATGCCGTGGCAAGCTCTGACGTGCGCATCCTGAGCCCGATCCCAGGCAAGAGCGCGATCGGCATCGAGATCCCGAACGCGGACCGCGAGACGGTCTCGCTGGGGGACGTCCTGCGAAGTCAGAACGCCCGCCGCACAGAGCATCCCATGGTGATGGGCGTGGGCAAGGACGTCGAGGGCGGCTACGTCGTCGCGAACCTCGCCAAGATGCCCCACCTCCTCGTCGCCGGCGCGACCGGAGCCGGCAAGTCCTCGTTCGTGAACTCCATGATCACCTCGATCCTCATGCGCTCCACTCCGGATGAGGTGCGCATGGTCATGGTCGATCCCAAGCGCGTCGAGCTCACCGCCTACGAGGGCGTCCCGCACCTCATCACCCCGATCATCACGAACCCGAAGAAGGCCGCCGAGGCCCTCCAATGGGTGGTGCGCGAGATGGACGCACGCTACGACGATCTGGCCAACTACGGCTTCAAGCACATCGACGACTTCAACAAGGCTGTGCGGGCGGGCAAGGTCATTCCGCCGGCGGGGTCCGAGCGGAAGGTGCGCCCGTACCCGTACCTGCTGATCATCGTCGATGAGCTCGCGGACCTCATGATGGTCGCCCCCCGGGACGTCGAGGACTCGATCGTCCGCATCACGCAGCTTGCCCGAGCGGCTGGCATCCACCTCGTCCTGGCGACCCAGCGGCCCTCGGTCGACGTCGTGACTGGCCTCATCAAGGCCAATGTACCCTCGCGCATGGCGTTCGCCACCTCCTCGGTCACGGACTCCCGCGTCGTCCTCGACCAGCCGGGCGCCGAGAAGCTCATCGGCCAGGGTGACGCGCTCTTCCTCCCGATGGGCGCGTCGAAGCCCATGCGCGTCCAAGGCGCGTGGGTGTCCGAGTCCGAGATCCACAAGGTCGTCGAACACGTCAAGGGCCAGCTCAAGGTCACGTACCGCGACGACGTCGCGGTCGAGGCCGAGAAGAAGCAGATCGATGAGGAGATCGGAGACGACCTCGAAGTGCTCCTCCAGGCGACCGAGCTTGTCGTGACCAGCCAGTTCGGGTCGACGTCCATGCTGCAGCGCAAGCTCCGCGTGGGCTTCGCGAAGGCCGGACGGCTCATGGACCTCCTCGAGAGCCGAGGCGTCGTCGGTCCGTCCGAGGGCTCCAAGGCCCGCGACGTGCTCGTCAAGCCCGACGACCTGCCTGCCGTGCTGGCCGCGCTGCGGGGCCAGGACGCGCCGTCGTCCGCGGAGGACCCAGCGGCGAGCCATTCCGCGCGAGCGCTGGCCGACAACGCCAGCGCCAACCACCACACGGGTGAGTACGAGGTCGCCTCGCCCTACGCCCAGGACCTCGTTGCGAAGGACCTCGACGCGCGCACCGAGGCGATCGACTACCACGACGGTTCGGACAGCGACGATGACGACGGCGGCGAAGACGCATGGCACCTCACCGGACGCTAG
- the pgsA gene encoding CDP-diacylglycerol--glycerol-3-phosphate 3-phosphatidyltransferase, whose protein sequence is MTSPTSASSPQLWNVPNILTMLRIVLVPFFIWSFLADSSQHGVLRWIAFILFAVAIYTDQLDGAIARKRNLITDFGKIADPIADKLLTGSALVLLSVLGELPWWITVLILVREWGITALRFVVIRYGVMPASQGGKLKTVLQTVGILLYLFPLTPGTPVLSAIAFWIMVLALAVTVLTGLDYVVKAVRLRASALRGQ, encoded by the coding sequence GTGACCAGCCCGACGTCGGCATCCTCCCCGCAGTTGTGGAACGTGCCGAACATCCTCACCATGCTCCGGATCGTCCTCGTCCCCTTCTTCATCTGGTCCTTCCTGGCCGACAGCTCGCAGCATGGGGTCCTGCGTTGGATCGCGTTCATCCTGTTCGCTGTGGCCATCTACACGGACCAGCTGGACGGGGCGATCGCCCGAAAGCGCAACCTCATCACCGACTTCGGCAAGATCGCCGATCCCATTGCCGACAAGCTCCTCACCGGATCCGCGCTCGTGCTGCTCTCGGTGCTGGGCGAACTGCCGTGGTGGATCACTGTGCTGATCCTCGTGCGCGAGTGGGGGATCACCGCATTGCGGTTCGTCGTGATCCGGTACGGGGTGATGCCGGCCTCGCAGGGCGGGAAGCTCAAGACCGTGCTCCAAACCGTCGGCATCCTGCTGTACCTCTTCCCGCTCACCCCGGGCACGCCGGTGCTGTCCGCGATCGCGTTCTGGATCATGGTGCTCGCCCTGGCCGTGACCGTGCTGACGGGGCTCGACTACGTCGTCAAGGCAGTCCGGCTCCGTGCTAGCGCCCTCCGTGGCCAGTGA
- a CDS encoding CinA family protein, with amino-acid sequence MTHVEPEASATAREVVEAFIARGSTAATAESLTAGLVVAGLADIPGASAMLRGGVVSYASGVKADVLGVSRDLLAEAGSVDAEVARQMADGARRVCGADYAVATTGAAGPEPHDGKPVGTVFVAVSGPRGTTVEGYAFDGDRQAIRAAATQAAFARLLASFRADGKNWE; translated from the coding sequence GTGACGCACGTGGAACCGGAGGCGAGCGCGACGGCGCGTGAGGTCGTCGAGGCGTTCATCGCGCGGGGCTCGACGGCGGCCACCGCCGAATCGCTCACGGCGGGACTTGTCGTGGCAGGCCTGGCAGACATCCCGGGCGCATCCGCGATGCTGCGCGGCGGCGTCGTGAGCTACGCGAGCGGGGTGAAGGCAGATGTCCTGGGGGTGTCCCGCGATCTCCTCGCGGAGGCGGGGTCCGTGGATGCCGAGGTCGCCCGGCAGATGGCCGACGGCGCGCGGCGGGTGTGCGGCGCGGACTACGCCGTGGCCACCACCGGCGCGGCGGGCCCTGAGCCGCATGACGGCAAGCCGGTCGGGACGGTGTTCGTGGCGGTATCGGGTCCGCGGGGCACCACCGTGGAGGGCTATGCGTTCGACGGCGACCGGCAGGCCATCCGGGCGGCCGCGACCCAGGCGGCCTTCGCCCGGCTGCTGGCATCATTTCGCGCGGACGGCAAAAACTGGGAGTGA
- a CDS encoding helix-turn-helix domain-containing protein, with translation MVKQPVSVNGVVRWRDVGVAGIGKQEQKERKMVVLRHEIGDVLRDVRQRQGRTLREVSHNARVSLGYLSEVERGQKEASSELLSSICSALDVPLSVMLREVSDRVAVAEGITIPDTVPQEFAQRYGRDINTDFDAELSKIG, from the coding sequence ATGGTAAAGCAGCCCGTATCCGTCAACGGCGTCGTGCGCTGGCGTGATGTGGGCGTGGCTGGCATCGGCAAGCAGGAACAGAAGGAGCGCAAGATGGTTGTTCTGCGTCATGAGATCGGAGACGTCCTCCGCGACGTCCGTCAGCGCCAGGGCCGTACGCTCCGTGAAGTCTCGCACAACGCGCGTGTGTCTCTCGGCTACCTGAGCGAGGTTGAGCGCGGCCAGAAGGAAGCCTCGTCTGAGCTGCTCTCGTCCATCTGCTCGGCACTCGATGTGCCCCTCTCGGTGATGCTTCGCGAGGTGAGCGACCGGGTCGCTGTCGCCGAGGGCATCACCATCCCCGACACCGTGCCGCAGGAGTTCGCCCAGCGGTACGGACGGGACATCAACACGGATTTCGACGCCGAGCTGTCCAAGATCGGCTGA